Proteins from a genomic interval of Phenylobacterium sp. LH3H17:
- the pseG gene encoding UDP-2,4-diacetamido-2,4,6-trideoxy-beta-L-altropyranose hydrolase, protein MILRPRILFIANAGPDVGGGHVMRSLTLARALIAKGAACAFLATPPVAAVLDAFGPDIDREEATGVDAEHLADAATGVQFDAVVFDHYGLARAEHEAVAHGRPTLVIDDLANRPLAADLVLDSGPARVAADYAFFADQARLLLGPDYAPVRPEFAALREEALARRGGPVARVLVALGLTDIGKITARVVDHLRQRNGQVALDIVLGSGAGSLPGLRRVAAHDPRITLHVDTQDMAALTAAADVAIGAAGSTTWERCVLGLPSALLILADNQRPAALALAARDAALVVDAQDADFEAVLDRAIVRLMSDAATRARLSAASAEVCDGLGAARAAEAFMEIIATPRQPVPGDRS, encoded by the coding sequence ATGATTCTCCGCCCGCGCATCCTGTTCATCGCGAACGCCGGCCCTGACGTCGGGGGCGGTCACGTGATGCGCTCCCTGACCCTGGCCCGCGCGCTGATCGCCAAGGGCGCGGCGTGCGCCTTCCTGGCGACGCCGCCGGTGGCCGCCGTGCTGGACGCCTTCGGCCCCGACATCGACCGCGAGGAGGCCACCGGCGTCGACGCCGAGCACCTGGCCGACGCCGCCACCGGCGTGCAGTTCGACGCTGTGGTGTTCGACCACTACGGCCTGGCGCGCGCCGAGCACGAGGCCGTGGCCCACGGCCGCCCGACCCTGGTGATCGACGACCTGGCCAACCGCCCCCTGGCGGCTGACCTGGTGCTGGACTCCGGCCCCGCCCGGGTGGCGGCCGACTATGCCTTCTTCGCCGACCAGGCGCGCCTGCTGCTGGGGCCCGACTACGCGCCGGTGCGTCCCGAGTTCGCCGCCCTGCGCGAGGAGGCTCTGGCCCGGCGCGGTGGCCCGGTGGCCCGCGTGCTGGTGGCGCTGGGCCTGACCGACATCGGCAAGATCACCGCCCGGGTCGTCGACCACCTGCGCCAGCGCAACGGCCAGGTGGCCCTCGACATCGTGCTGGGGAGCGGCGCCGGCAGCCTGCCCGGCCTGCGCCGCGTGGCCGCCCACGATCCGCGCATCACCCTGCATGTGGACACCCAGGACATGGCGGCCCTGACCGCCGCAGCCGACGTCGCCATCGGGGCGGCAGGCTCCACCACCTGGGAGCGCTGCGTGCTCGGACTGCCGTCGGCCCTGCTGATCCTCGCCGACAACCAGCGCCCGGCGGCCCTGGCCCTGGCGGCCCGCGACGCGGCCCTGGTGGTCGACGCCCAGGACGCCGACTTCGAGGCCGTGCTGGACCGGGCCATCGTGCGCCTGATGTCGGACGCCGCGACCCGCGCGCGCCTCTCGGCCGCCAGCGCCGAGGTTTGCGACGGCCTGGGCGCGGCGCGCGCGGCCGAGGCCTTCATGGAAATCATCGCCACCCCGCGACAGCCTGTCCCAGGCGACCGGTCTTAA
- a CDS encoding GNAT family N-acetyltransferase: MIRHARASDHPAIREVVAAAFAKTDEADLVERLRDSGDVVFELVEEDAGEVVGHILYSRLWADSAYLYAALAPLAVRPDRQKDGVGKRLMKASLETAREFGAHAVIVLGHPAYYPKFGFTAEAARTVTSPYSGSPAFMAIALEDGALDVPVTVAYPEAFNG; this comes from the coding sequence ATGATCCGCCATGCCCGCGCTTCCGACCACCCCGCCATCCGAGAGGTGGTCGCAGCAGCTTTCGCCAAGACCGACGAGGCCGACCTGGTCGAGCGCCTGCGCGACTCCGGCGACGTGGTCTTCGAGTTGGTGGAGGAAGACGCCGGTGAGGTCGTCGGCCATATCCTCTACAGCCGGCTGTGGGCCGACAGCGCCTATCTCTACGCCGCCCTGGCTCCCCTGGCGGTTCGCCCCGACCGCCAGAAGGACGGGGTCGGCAAGCGGCTGATGAAGGCGTCGCTGGAGACCGCGCGCGAGTTCGGCGCCCATGCGGTCATCGTCCTTGGCCATCCCGCCTACTATCCAAAGTTCGGCTTCACCGCCGAGGCGGCCAGGACCGTCACCTCGCCCTATTCCGGCAGCCCGGCCTTCATGGCCATCGCCCTGGAGGACGGCGCATTGGATGTTCCGGTGACCGTCGCCTATCCGGAAGCTTTCAACGGCTAG
- a CDS encoding mitochondrial fission ELM1 family protein: MATPATERPLIVWAVSDGRAGIEAQVTGLAGAVAARRKAKVVVKRVGWKGRIGRLPWWLNLLPQRFLTPESEIAPPWPDIWIAAGRATLPLSLRIKSWSGGRTFVVQIQDPRLPPSKFDLVIPPKHDRLAGDNVFPIIGSPGRVNADRLDADLERFKGVLGPLPRPRVAVVIGGKSKAHDLSPIRAAAMAREIELPVIQEGGSVMVTFTRRTPPQAQAILASRLRHLPGVIWDGTGENPYFAYLAAADYILVTEDSTNLATDAASTGKPVFILKMDGESLKLRRFHEDLERIGAARPMGDAFHSWTYEPLAETDRAAAEVLARHDAWRAARPAL; encoded by the coding sequence GTGGCGACACCCGCAACCGAACGTCCGTTGATCGTCTGGGCCGTCTCCGACGGCCGTGCCGGCATTGAGGCCCAGGTCACCGGGCTGGCCGGCGCCGTGGCCGCGCGCCGCAAGGCCAAGGTCGTGGTCAAACGGGTCGGCTGGAAGGGCAGGATCGGCCGTCTGCCCTGGTGGCTCAACCTGCTGCCGCAACGCTTCCTCACGCCGGAAAGCGAGATCGCGCCCCCGTGGCCCGACATCTGGATCGCCGCGGGCCGCGCCACCCTGCCGCTGTCGCTGCGCATCAAGAGTTGGTCGGGCGGCCGGACCTTTGTGGTGCAGATACAGGACCCGCGCCTGCCGCCCTCCAAGTTCGACCTGGTGATCCCGCCCAAGCATGACCGGCTCGCCGGCGACAACGTTTTCCCGATCATCGGCTCGCCCGGCCGGGTGAACGCCGACCGGCTCGACGCCGACCTCGAACGCTTCAAGGGCGTGCTGGGGCCCCTGCCCCGCCCCCGCGTCGCCGTCGTGATCGGCGGCAAGTCCAAGGCCCACGACCTGTCGCCGATCCGCGCCGCAGCCATGGCCCGCGAGATCGAGTTGCCGGTCATCCAGGAGGGCGGCTCGGTGATGGTCACCTTCACCCGGCGCACCCCGCCCCAGGCCCAGGCGATCCTGGCCTCGCGGCTGCGGCATCTGCCAGGCGTGATCTGGGACGGAACAGGCGAGAACCCCTATTTCGCCTACCTGGCCGCGGCCGACTACATCCTGGTCACCGAGGACTCCACCAATCTGGCCACCGACGCGGCCTCCACCGGCAAGCCTGTCTTCATCCTCAAGATGGACGGCGAGAGCCTGAAGCTGCGTCGCTTCCACGAGGATCTCGAGCGGATCGGAGCGGCCCGCCCGATGGGCGACGCCTTCCACAGCTGGACCTACGAACCCCTGGCGGAGACCGACCGCGCCGCCGCCGAGGTCCTGGCCCGCCACGACGCCTGGAGGGCCGCGCGGCCCGCGCTGTAA
- a CDS encoding ATP-binding protein gives MTATLHVVFGPSGAGKSTYAQELARREPAVHFALDDWMARLFGADMPEPLEFEWMMERVERCEAQIWSTAAATIATGTSVVLDLGLMRKADRARVAEIAQAVELPLQFHFVTAPAAVRRARVMARNEVRGKTFAIEVNPEMFEFIEGVYEAPDSAELAGCVVSESA, from the coding sequence ATGACCGCCACCCTCCACGTCGTCTTCGGCCCCTCCGGCGCCGGGAAGTCCACCTACGCCCAGGAACTCGCCCGCCGCGAGCCGGCCGTCCATTTCGCCCTCGACGACTGGATGGCGCGCCTGTTCGGCGCCGACATGCCCGAACCGCTGGAGTTCGAGTGGATGATGGAGCGGGTCGAGCGCTGCGAGGCGCAGATCTGGTCCACGGCGGCGGCCACCATCGCGACGGGCACGTCGGTGGTCCTCGACCTGGGACTCATGCGCAAGGCCGACCGCGCGCGGGTGGCCGAGATCGCCCAGGCCGTCGAGTTGCCCCTGCAGTTCCACTTCGTCACGGCGCCGGCGGCGGTGCGGCGCGCGCGGGTGATGGCGCGCAACGAGGTCCGCGGCAAGACCTTCGCCATCGAGGTGAACCCGGAGATGTTCGAGTTCATCGAGGGGGTCTATGAGGCGCCCGACTCGGCCGAGCTGGCGGGCTGCGTGGTGTCGGAGAGCGCCTAG
- the pseI gene encoding pseudaminic acid synthase, which yields MSYAPEIEIAGRKIGPDHEPYVICELSGNHNGSLDRALLMVDAAADTGCDAIKIQTYTADTITMNVDRPEFRIHGGLWDGRSLYELYQEAQTPYEWHAAIFERAHKRGVTIFSSPFDETAVDLLAGLGAPAYKIASFEAVDLPLIRYAAAKGKPLIISTGMANQAEMAAARDAALAAGAPGVVLLHCVSSYPATFEDANVRTVADMAARFASPIGLSDHTPGTATSVAAIAMGACVIEKHFTLARADGGPDAAFSLEPAEFAALVRDCKDAWKSLGRAHYDILGSERGSLQFRRSLYVTADVKAGETLSRTNIRSIRPGNGLAPAHLDEVLGKPAKRDLVRGEPLAWDMVG from the coding sequence ATGTCATACGCTCCCGAGATCGAGATCGCCGGCCGCAAGATCGGGCCGGACCACGAGCCCTATGTCATCTGCGAGCTGTCGGGGAATCACAACGGCAGCCTGGACCGCGCCCTGCTCATGGTCGATGCGGCGGCCGACACCGGCTGCGACGCCATCAAGATTCAGACCTACACGGCCGACACCATCACCATGAATGTCGATCGGCCGGAATTTCGGATCCACGGCGGGCTGTGGGACGGGCGCAGCCTCTATGAGCTCTACCAGGAGGCCCAGACGCCCTACGAATGGCACGCGGCGATCTTCGAGCGGGCCCACAAGCGCGGCGTGACCATCTTCTCCAGCCCGTTCGACGAGACGGCGGTGGACCTGCTGGCTGGCCTCGGCGCGCCGGCCTATAAGATCGCCTCCTTCGAGGCCGTGGACCTGCCGCTGATCCGCTACGCCGCGGCCAAGGGCAAGCCGCTGATCATCTCCACCGGCATGGCCAACCAGGCCGAGATGGCCGCCGCCCGCGACGCGGCCCTGGCCGCCGGGGCGCCCGGCGTGGTGCTGCTGCACTGCGTGTCCAGCTATCCGGCCACCTTCGAGGACGCCAATGTCCGCACGGTGGCCGACATGGCGGCGCGGTTCGCCAGCCCCATCGGCCTGTCGGACCATACGCCGGGCACGGCGACCTCGGTGGCGGCGATCGCAATGGGCGCCTGCGTGATCGAGAAGCACTTCACCCTGGCTCGGGCCGACGGCGGGCCGGATGCCGCTTTCAGCCTGGAGCCCGCCGAGTTCGCCGCCCTGGTGCGCGACTGCAAGGACGCCTGGAAGTCCCTGGGCCGGGCCCATTACGACATCCTGGGTTCGGAGCGCGGCTCGCTGCAGTTCCGCCGCTCGCTCTACGTGACCGCCGACGTCAAGGCCGGCGAGACCCTGAGCCGGACCAACATCCGCTCGATCCGGCCCGGCAACGGCCTTGCTCCGGCCCATCTGGACGAGGTGCTGGGCAAGCCCGCCAAGCGCGACCTGGTCCGCGGCGAGCCCCTGGCCTGGGACATGGTCGGCTAA
- a CDS encoding glutathione S-transferase family protein, with translation MTFKRGITLYHSPASRAFTAYWLLEELGVRFRVETVDIRKGDQKKPEYLKLNPSGKVPTVTDGKVVVSENPAICIYLADRYGYGGLAPRIEDADRGAYLKWMVYSTAVLDPLISLHPKHIDLPGTETGFGAFDDMLGVMEGALKGRNYLLGTRFTAADVMLGSTLSAALYRKDLPELPALMDYNARLARRPAYQRAADATWPAKLFAGT, from the coding sequence ATGACGTTCAAGCGCGGGATCACCCTCTATCACTCGCCGGCCAGCCGGGCCTTCACCGCCTATTGGCTGCTGGAAGAGCTGGGGGTTCGGTTCCGGGTCGAGACCGTGGACATCCGCAAGGGCGACCAGAAAAAGCCCGAATACCTGAAGCTCAATCCCTCGGGAAAGGTGCCCACCGTCACCGACGGCAAGGTCGTGGTCAGCGAGAACCCGGCCATCTGCATCTATCTCGCCGACCGCTACGGCTATGGCGGGCTAGCGCCGCGGATTGAGGACGCCGACCGCGGGGCGTACCTGAAATGGATGGTCTATTCGACGGCGGTGCTGGACCCGCTGATCAGCCTGCACCCCAAGCATATCGACCTGCCGGGGACCGAGACCGGCTTCGGCGCCTTCGACGACATGCTGGGCGTGATGGAGGGGGCGTTGAAGGGGCGGAACTACCTGTTGGGAACCCGGTTCACCGCCGCCGACGTCATGCTGGGATCGACCCTCTCGGCGGCCCTATACCGCAAGGACCTGCCTGAGCTTCCTGCCCTGATGGACTACAACGCCCGCCTGGCGCGCCGCCCGGCGTATCAGCGCGCCGCCGACGCCACCTGGCCGGCGAAACTGTTCGCCGGGACCTAG
- the greA gene encoding transcription elongation factor GreA, giving the protein MEKVPMTAEGWKALDDELRRLKTAERPAVIAAISEARSHGDLSENAEYHAAKERQGWIEGQIADIEDKMARAQVIDVSKLSGSQVKFGATVSVVDEDTEEKARYQIVGEHEADVKKGKISILSPLARAMIGKETGDVVEVHTPGGGKAYEITKVDWA; this is encoded by the coding sequence ATGGAAAAAGTCCCGATGACCGCCGAGGGCTGGAAGGCTCTCGACGACGAACTAAGGCGTTTGAAGACCGCTGAGCGCCCCGCTGTGATCGCGGCGATCTCGGAAGCGCGCTCGCATGGCGACCTTTCCGAGAACGCCGAGTATCATGCCGCCAAGGAACGCCAAGGCTGGATCGAAGGCCAGATCGCCGACATCGAAGACAAGATGGCGCGCGCTCAGGTGATCGATGTCTCCAAGCTGTCCGGCAGCCAGGTGAAGTTCGGCGCCACCGTCTCCGTGGTGGACGAGGACACCGAGGAAAAGGCCCGCTACCAGATCGTTGGCGAGCACGAGGCCGACGTGAAGAAGGGCAAGATCTCGATCCTGTCCCCGCTGGCCCGCGCCATGATCGGCAAGGAAACCGGCGACGTCGTCGAGGTGCACACCCCCGGCGGCGGCAAGGCCTACGAGATCACCAAGGTCGATTGGGCCTAG
- a CDS encoding SDR family NAD(P)-dependent oxidoreductase yields the protein MAGRVEGKVALITGGASGIGRGCAERLAEEGATVVVTDLQDELGAQVVEAIRAAGGKAGYLHHDVTAEQPWIDVIAAIKAQHGRLDILVNNAGIGISGSVLEMSLSDFQKQTAVNLDGVFLGVKHAIPLMRQGGGGSIINMSSVAGLKGSAILAGYCATKGGVRLFTKAVAMECANAKDGVRVNSVHPGIIETPIWDSIMGTGEPGDNARPPRPVVLDAMSAEGVPLGVKGYPLDIANGVLWLASDESRYVTGAEIVIDGGLSVK from the coding sequence ATGGCGGGACGGGTCGAGGGCAAGGTGGCGCTGATCACCGGCGGGGCGAGCGGCATCGGGCGCGGCTGCGCCGAACGCTTGGCGGAGGAAGGCGCGACAGTGGTCGTGACCGACCTGCAGGACGAGCTGGGCGCGCAGGTCGTCGAGGCGATCCGCGCCGCCGGCGGGAAGGCCGGCTACCTGCACCACGACGTCACCGCCGAGCAGCCCTGGATCGATGTGATCGCCGCCATCAAGGCCCAGCACGGCCGGCTGGACATCCTGGTCAACAACGCCGGCATCGGCATTTCGGGCTCGGTCCTGGAGATGTCCCTCTCCGACTTCCAGAAGCAGACCGCGGTCAATCTCGACGGCGTCTTCCTGGGCGTGAAGCACGCCATCCCGCTGATGCGCCAGGGCGGCGGCGGCTCGATCATCAACATGTCGTCGGTGGCCGGACTTAAGGGCTCGGCGATCCTGGCCGGCTATTGCGCCACCAAGGGCGGCGTGCGGCTGTTCACCAAGGCCGTCGCCATGGAGTGCGCCAACGCCAAGGACGGCGTCCGGGTCAATTCGGTGCATCCGGGCATCATCGAGACGCCGATCTGGGACTCGATCATGGGCACCGGCGAGCCGGGCGACAATGCGCGGCCCCCGCGGCCGGTGGTGCTCGACGCCATGTCCGCCGAGGGCGTGCCGCTGGGCGTGAAGGGCTATCCGCTGGACATCGCCAACGGCGTCCTGTGGCTGGCCTCCGACGAGAGCCGCTATGTGACCGGCGCCGAGATCGTCATCGACGGCGGGCTGAGCGTGAAGTAG
- a CDS encoding UDP-N-acetylglucosamine 1-carboxyvinyltransferase has translation MTNLIVRGGRALRGEITPSANKNAVLPVLCATLLSDEPVTLHRVPDITDVRKLLEFFRNLGSKVEMDFDTGTLVLHHGGDLDPKAAHLPLGMRSSIMLIPALLHRFGRASLEEDVTGCTLGAREIDPHIDVFRAFGAQVVSDATSIVITSPKGFSAVQHWLDYASVTTTENFVLCAATAKGRSRLTNAACEPHVQEFCDFLARMGAKIEGVGGSRVDVEGVDDLGGVEFTFADDFHEVATFLAMGAITGGDIAVRNGSVEQFPLLDRTFAKFGVEITHADGWSRARVDGPLKVREPFTSNILTKVEAAPWPYVPADLLPIFVALGVRAEGQVMFWNKVYEGALGWSSELGKFGAHSLLCDPHRLITFGGKPLVAAEVESPYIIRVAIALFMLAASIEGESTILNASPIQRAHPRFVENLNALGADVSWVAGD, from the coding sequence ATGACGAACCTGATCGTGCGAGGCGGCCGCGCCTTGCGGGGCGAGATCACGCCCTCCGCCAACAAGAACGCCGTGCTGCCGGTGCTGTGCGCCACCCTGCTCTCCGACGAGCCGGTGACCCTCCACCGCGTTCCGGACATAACAGATGTCCGTAAGCTGCTGGAATTCTTCAGGAATCTCGGCAGCAAGGTGGAGATGGATTTCGACACCGGGACCTTGGTCCTGCACCACGGCGGCGACCTGGATCCCAAGGCCGCGCACCTGCCGCTGGGTATGCGCTCCTCGATCATGCTGATCCCGGCCCTGCTGCACCGCTTCGGCCGCGCCAGTCTGGAGGAGGACGTCACCGGCTGCACCCTGGGCGCCCGAGAGATCGATCCGCACATCGACGTGTTCCGCGCCTTCGGAGCCCAGGTCGTCAGCGACGCGACCTCCATCGTCATCACCTCGCCCAAGGGCTTCTCGGCGGTCCAGCACTGGCTCGACTACGCCTCGGTCACCACCACCGAGAACTTCGTGCTGTGCGCGGCCACCGCCAAGGGCCGCTCGCGCCTGACCAACGCCGCCTGCGAACCGCACGTCCAGGAATTCTGCGACTTCCTGGCCCGCATGGGGGCGAAGATCGAAGGGGTCGGCGGATCGCGCGTCGACGTCGAGGGGGTCGACGACCTGGGCGGGGTGGAATTCACCTTCGCCGACGACTTCCACGAGGTGGCGACCTTCCTGGCCATGGGCGCCATCACCGGCGGCGACATCGCCGTGCGCAACGGCTCGGTGGAGCAGTTCCCGCTGCTAGATCGCACCTTCGCCAAGTTCGGGGTGGAGATCACCCACGCCGACGGCTGGTCCCGCGCCCGGGTCGACGGCCCGCTGAAGGTGCGCGAACCCTTCACGTCCAACATCCTGACCAAGGTCGAAGCCGCCCCCTGGCCCTATGTCCCGGCCGACCTGCTGCCGATCTTCGTGGCGCTGGGGGTGCGCGCCGAGGGCCAGGTGATGTTCTGGAACAAGGTCTATGAGGGCGCGCTCGGCTGGTCGTCCGAACTGGGCAAGTTCGGGGCCCACTCCCTGCTCTGCGACCCACACCGGCTGATCACCTTCGGCGGCAAGCCCCTGGTCGCGGCCGAGGTCGAGAGCCCCTACATCATCCGCGTGGCCATCGCCCTCTTCATGCTGGCCGCCAGCATCGAGGGCGAGAGCACGATCCTCAACGCCTCCCCCATCCAGCGCGCCCATCCGCGCTTCGTCGAGAACCTCAACGCGCTCGGGGCCGACGTGAGCTGGGTGGCGGGCGACTAG
- a CDS encoding flagellin modification protein FlmF, protein MAQSSTKVRIVGGGLTGVLAALQAHSLGWREIELHERFGELGGTDLPRRDHGLELCCRPHRFGAPGDPVRALLEAHGLAFEDAENRAGSVSPTPCGDMAVTHDFSGPALRTRQIALSAPTGDSLADRLRAYPSDIAQPLTRYLQWRLGAWLDEVHAAAAVGLGVDQVFPTGVDVADLALARRACPLHAELYAIPRTLCGRLDDTVVGVPTGGVSGLFVGAYRALERLGVSIKLNSLVSPGQALAAGDALVWTADPTPLFALAGLEAPRQVGKSLATHVFKARYAGPVPFLLRNFTAQGAVCEIHLYESRGQVLLTARCVTEASDADLRREIHRLMSSFGGASLSLGEQMLSMVGPQESCPTIDGARKLKAMWIGLQRRFGAGFVDAGWACAHAGERLDSIATGLSQARETPETVAA, encoded by the coding sequence ATGGCCCAGAGCTCCACGAAGGTTCGGATCGTCGGCGGCGGACTGACCGGCGTGCTCGCCGCGCTGCAGGCCCACAGCCTCGGCTGGCGCGAAATTGAACTGCACGAACGCTTCGGCGAACTCGGCGGAACGGACCTGCCCCGGCGCGATCACGGTTTGGAGCTGTGCTGCCGGCCGCACCGGTTCGGCGCTCCCGGCGACCCGGTCCGAGCCCTGCTTGAAGCCCATGGCCTCGCCTTCGAGGACGCCGAGAACCGCGCGGGCTCCGTCAGCCCGACGCCCTGCGGCGACATGGCGGTGACCCATGACTTCTCCGGCCCCGCCCTGCGCACCCGCCAGATCGCGCTGTCGGCCCCGACCGGCGACAGCCTGGCCGACCGCCTGCGCGCCTATCCCTCGGACATCGCCCAGCCCCTGACCCGGTATCTGCAATGGCGGCTTGGCGCCTGGCTGGACGAAGTCCACGCCGCTGCGGCGGTCGGGCTTGGCGTCGACCAGGTGTTCCCCACCGGGGTCGATGTCGCCGACCTGGCGCTGGCCCGCCGCGCCTGCCCGCTGCACGCCGAGCTCTACGCCATCCCGCGCACCCTGTGCGGACGCCTCGACGACACCGTGGTCGGGGTCCCGACCGGCGGGGTCTCAGGTCTCTTCGTGGGGGCGTACCGCGCCCTGGAGCGGCTGGGCGTCTCGATCAAGCTGAACAGCCTGGTCTCGCCGGGTCAGGCGCTCGCCGCCGGCGACGCCCTGGTCTGGACCGCCGATCCGACGCCCCTCTTCGCCCTCGCCGGGCTCGAAGCTCCGCGCCAAGTGGGCAAGAGCCTGGCTACCCATGTCTTCAAGGCCCGCTACGCCGGTCCCGTCCCCTTCCTGCTGCGCAACTTCACCGCCCAGGGCGCGGTCTGCGAGATCCACCTCTACGAGAGCCGCGGCCAGGTCCTGCTGACCGCCCGCTGCGTGACGGAGGCCTCCGACGCCGACCTGCGCCGGGAGATCCACCGGCTGATGTCGAGCTTCGGCGGCGCCTCGCTCAGCCTCGGCGAGCAGATGTTGAGCATGGTGGGACCTCAGGAGTCCTGCCCTACGATCGACGGGGCGCGGAAGCTCAAGGCCATGTGGATCGGCTTGCAGCGCCGGTTCGGCGCGGGCTTCGTCGACGCCGGCTGGGCCTGCGCGCACGCGGGCGAACGCCTCGACAGCATCGCCACGGGCCTCAGCCAGGCCCGCGAGACGCCCGAGACGGTCGCCGCCTAG
- the trxB gene encoding thioredoxin-disulfide reductase encodes MSQNAPRTTRCLILGSGPAGYTAAIYAARALLNPVLIAGIQPGGQLTITTDVENYPGFADVIQGPWLMEQMQAQAAHVGTEIINDIVLKADLSQRPFRLECDSGDVWLAETLIIATGAQAKWLGLESEQKFQGFGVSACATCDGFFYRGKEVVVVGGGNTAVEEALFLTNFASKVTVVHRRDEFRAEKILQERLFAHPKIEVIWNNAIHEVTGATDPMGVTGVKLKSTETGEIREIPADGVFIAIGHAPASELFKGQLEMDSSGYLDVKAGTASTAIPGVFAAGDVTDDIYRQAVTAAGMGCMAALEAVRLLAEEDHEKAHRPLSRATTEKIGTW; translated from the coding sequence ATGTCCCAGAACGCTCCCCGCACCACCCGCTGCCTGATCCTGGGTTCCGGCCCGGCCGGCTACACCGCCGCCATCTACGCCGCGCGCGCCTTGCTCAATCCGGTGCTGATCGCCGGCATTCAGCCCGGGGGCCAGCTCACCATCACCACCGACGTGGAGAACTATCCGGGCTTCGCCGACGTGATCCAGGGCCCCTGGCTGATGGAGCAGATGCAAGCCCAGGCCGCCCATGTCGGGACCGAGATCATCAACGACATCGTGCTGAAGGCCGACCTGTCGCAGCGCCCGTTCCGGCTGGAATGCGACTCGGGCGACGTCTGGCTGGCCGAGACCCTGATCATCGCCACCGGCGCCCAGGCCAAGTGGCTGGGCCTGGAGAGCGAACAGAAATTCCAGGGCTTCGGCGTCTCGGCCTGCGCCACCTGCGACGGCTTCTTCTATCGCGGCAAGGAGGTCGTGGTGGTCGGCGGCGGCAACACCGCGGTCGAGGAGGCCCTGTTCCTCACCAACTTCGCCAGCAAGGTCACCGTGGTCCATCGCCGCGACGAATTCCGCGCCGAGAAGATCCTGCAGGAGCGGCTGTTCGCCCATCCCAAGATCGAGGTGATCTGGAACAACGCCATCCACGAGGTCACCGGCGCGACAGACCCCATGGGCGTCACCGGCGTCAAGCTGAAGAGCACGGAGACCGGCGAGATCCGCGAGATCCCGGCCGACGGCGTGTTCATCGCCATCGGCCACGCCCCGGCCTCGGAACTGTTCAAGGGCCAGTTGGAGATGGACTCCTCGGGCTATCTCGACGTGAAGGCGGGTACGGCCTCGACCGCCATTCCCGGCGTGTTCGCGGCGGGCGACGTCACGGACGACATCTACCGCCAGGCCGTCACCGCCGCCGGCATGGGCTGCATGGCCGCCCTGGAGGCCGTCCGCCTGCTGGCCGAGGAAGACCACGAGAAGGCCCACCGCCCGCTCAGCCGCGCAACGACCGAGAAAATCGGCACTTGGTGA